From Apis mellifera strain DH4 linkage group LG5, Amel_HAv3.1, whole genome shotgun sequence, the proteins below share one genomic window:
- the LOC552103 gene encoding exosome complex component RRP46, which produces MSKEEPEESENEFMLRPMNCELNQLSMPDGSAMLMQGNTAAVAGIYGPIEAKLQKMIYDKASIEVSYIPVKGPAKIDDRMTEMYIKETCEAAIIVTFHPATAICINIQEMEDSGGMLACTINAACLALINAGIPMKFTIAAVNCMIQEGTNNIILDPDSTQLQDAKAEFTYAFDSVKKDIICCYTAGCFTEEEFLETIDKCKQASQYVFDFYRNLVKKYANVI; this is translated from the exons ATGTCTAAGGAAGAACCAGAAGAATCAGAAAATGAATTCATGTTGCGGCCAATGAATTGTGAGTTAAATCAGCTATCTATGCCTGACGGATCAGCGATGCTAATGCAAG gaAATACCGCTGCAGTTGCTGGAATATATGGACCAATAGAAGCAAAActtcaaaaaatgatttatgataAAGCATCAATCGAGGTATCATATATTCCAGTCAAAGGTCCAGCGA agATTGATGATAGAATGACAGAAATGTACATTAAAGAAACTTGCGAAGCTGCAATAATTGTTACTTTTCATCCAGCAACTGCTATATGCATTAACATACAAGAAATGGAAGATTCTGGTGGg atGTTAGCTTGTACGATTAATGCAGCTTGTTTAGCACTTATTAATGCTGGTATTCCAATGAAATTTACTATTGCAGCAGTTAACTGTATGATACAGGAAGGCactaacaatattatattagatccTGATAGTACTCAGTTACAa GATGCTAAAGCAGAATTTACATATGCATTTGATAGTGTGAAAAAAGACATCATATGTTGCTATACCGCTGGTTGTTTtacagaagaagaatttttagaaacaataGATAAATGTAAACAAGCAAGCCAATAtgtattcgatttttatagaaatctcGTAAAAAAGTAtgcaaatgtaatataa
- the LOC412969 gene encoding uncharacterized protein LOC412969 — translation MIFEKLLLIIFLIGIYFSKIQGRGLMLDPISRSSAWRKGFPVEPNYNDHELFCGGLNIQYEQNEGRCGECGDDYAIRRPRPNENGGLYGTGVIVKRYKANQIINVKLKLTENRLGTFTFNLCPLNETFHLETEKCFNQYPLKLNNIYDYNFQVPNLKTEFNIAVRIPNITCNQCVFRWTYKVGNNFGRCYDNGNPTIGCGPQETIRNCADIAIEPDENS, via the exons atgatatttgaaaaattgttattgatcATTTTCCTAATCgggatttatttttcaaaaatccaaGGACGAGGATTAATGCTCGATCCTATTAGTAGGAGCAGTGCTTGGCGAAAAGGATTCCCTGTTGAGCCGAATTACAACGATCATGAACTCTTCTGCGGAGGATTAAAT ATCCAATATGAACAGAATGAGGGAAGATGTGGCGAATGCGGTGACGATTACGCTATTCGTCGTCCAAGACCAAACGAGAACGGTGGTCTTTATGGAACCGGTGTAATTGTCAAAAg ATACAAGGCAAATCAAATCATAAATGTAAAGCTGAAACTGACCGAGAATCGTTTAGGAACATTCACATTCAACCTGTGTCCTCTGAATGAGACATTCCACCTCGAGACCGAGAAATGTTTCAATCAATACCCGCTGAAATTgaacaatatatatgattacaaCTTCCAAGTGCCCAATCTGAAAACAGAATTCAACATAGCAGTCCGTATACCGAACATAACGTGTAACCAATGCGTGTTCAGATGGACATACAAAGTTGGGAATAATTTCGGCCGGTGCTACGATAATGGAAATCCCACTATTGGATGCGGGCCTCAAGAAACTATACGAAATTGCGCTGACATTGCGATCGAACCTGATGAAAATTCGTAA